Part of the Thermococcus sp. 18S1 genome, TTTCCCTGTTTAATGCGTAGATCTCTTCTTCTATGACTTCAATGTTAGAGTGAAGTTCTCCAAGCGTGTTATTAATCTCATCAAGTTTGGATACAATCTTATTTTCAGACTCCCTTTGAAACGGCGCCATAAATATGAGAAACCCCACAGAGAAGAAACCAGAGGCCATATATTCATAAATGCCCCCCTCCGTTGAGATACCAAGCCCAATAAGTATCAAAACAACCCCCACTATCCTATCTGGAATCCGGCTCGCAAATCGCTCTATAAACAAGATTATAAAAACCAAAATTATTGAAAACCCCAATATTCCCCCAACCATTGATAACTCCATTCACACCACCTCACGGCAGCCGGCCGACCTCATGGTCATGCTCTTTCTTCGAATGGTACGTCAAGGGTTCCGATCGGAGTGTCAATATGAAGCGTTCCTTTAACCCTCCAATCCACGTCTCCCCTCTTCAGAGCGCTCCAAATTGTCTTCAAGGCCCCTCCATAATCCAGGGTGAACTCACTGGACACGTATCTAATGCTACGTGCTGGAATGTCTACGGACCTATCAATGTAGCCATATCCAAGGAACTCTCCATTCCCATAAAGCTCGTATTCTATCCTGTCCAGAGTGGCAGTCACGTCATTGGGATTGTAGATTCTGAACACGATCTCCAACTTTGCTCCTGTCAGCCCGATACTTGCAACCCTGACATCGGACAGTGTTATTTCACAATTCTGTAATGCGGCCCTCTTCTCGTATTCAGAATAAACATAGAGGCCACCCAAGAGAATAACCACTACCACTATAGCCCCTAACCATTTCCCCATGTAGACCTCCCTCCGCTCTTTCTTAGTAGGCAATATTGTAATTACGAGCAACTATAAGAGTGTTTCGCCACTCAAACTAATGTGGATGTGCCCAAAGGATTTTTATTCCGGATCTTCACATAGTATGCGGTGATATCATGCGGAGGAAGGCCCTGGCCCTGAGCCTCTTAGTAATTTTATTGGCCTCAGTCGTCAGTGGCTGCATCGGCGGCGGAGGAACAAAGACCATTACAGTTACCAAAACCATCGGGCCAGAAGAAGACACGAGCACGCCAACAAGCTCGGCAAGTCCAAGTTCAATGGCTACTGAGACGCATACGACAACAAGCGAAGCTATGGCTACCGAAACTGTCACACCCCCGGAAGACAAAAACGTAATTCAAGCGGACTGCAGTGAAGATTCATGGAAGAACGACTATGAACAAGCGATTGTATGCGGAGTCCAAGAGGGGTTCAGAGATTTAGTTGTACCTAGTGATTTTGGAGTTCACACTAACAACAAAACTAAGGTACCATTAGAGTTTGCAGAGTTTTTGGGGAACAAAATATATCTTGACGTTAAGAAAGAGAACCAAAGCATGATTCAAGGAGAGTACTTCGGCATACAGACCCCCATTGAGTTGCTGATGCATCGAAAAGGGACTTACGCTGATTTTGCTATAGCCGGAGCCTATGTATTCCTGTATGAAGGCTTAGATACTTATGTCATCTATATAAAGACTGAAAAGGGCATTGGGCTATTTCCAGGCTTCAGATTCAAAGAAAAATACTACGACAGAATCTTCGTCGTGTACTGGCCATACCTTATTCCCATAACCCTCGGCGGAACAGTAGAATTACTAAATATTGCTGGTGACCCCGTGCAAGAAATAAAACTCTACCATCTATGGCGTGATGGGGGAAGCGTCAAAGCCAAACTTGAAACAAGCGTAGAACCCGGCCCCCTAATCCCCGCGTACTTAACCTCCGCCAGCTCAGACTACTTCGATAATCAAGGATGGGTGAAGCTCGACATGATGGAGAAGCTTCCAGAAGTCCTACAGCAGGATAACCCTCAATGTAAGTATGTCGAGAGCACAGATGACATCTACTACCGGAACCTCAAAGAATACGAGGTTAACGTGCCCTTAATGCTTTACCTCTATAGTAAGACCTATCAAGACCAATGGACCGATATCCTTGCCAAGGCCGCCTATGAATACCTGAAACAGCAGGGGTTCGACGTGCAAAAATGCAGGAAATTCACGCTTCTCGATGTCTCTCCGTCGGTCTTCGTGAAAGGAGGCATGTACATCAGAATCTACGCGGAAATGCCTGAATCATAACCTCGCTTCTACTTTTTTACAAACGTTTGCAGTAATAATTCCGCAAGTTATTTAATATTCAATACCCTAAGCAATCTCAGGTGAGAAAATGCCAATTGCGATCCCCATGGAGGACCTCCCACGCGAGACCCTAAACAGAATGAGCAAGAGAGAGCTAAATAAACTCATCAAAGACCTAACACTCGACGCTGAAACCTCGGCAAGCGAAATCCTCCAGCTTTCAACTCCGAGAGAAATAATAGAAGTCAGCGAAGGCCTTGGCGTCCCACTGGCTACAAAGGAAGAACAACTCCAGGAGATCCTTGAGATAATAGAAGAATACCGGAGGGAATACGGCCCCAAAGAAGAACTTGAAAAACTCGCCGAAACCAGCCCACACCTCAGCATAATCCTCGAAACCTGGAACCACTACGAGGAACTCCTCCACAAGGAGGGACTCCTGTGAGCAGAATCCCCTTAGTGGTGGCCATTTTTGAGGATAGACACTCAAGAGCCCTCCCACCCCGAAACAAAGCTTTTAAGCTTCTCCTGAGCAACGCAACCTTTCTAAAAAACATCGAACGCCGATTAGCCCGTTACGGGATAATCCAAGAGGTTACCTTTAAACCACGACCGCCCGCCACACCCGACGACAACCTGGAGTACCAGGCCAAAATAACGTTCACAACCGGCCACGTTCTCTACATCATCGACCGCTTCATTGAACACGACTGCAATGGAAAAACCATATTCCAGCGCAAATTCTCAGCCTACCTAAGAGATACCCTCGGTCATGAACTCGTCGGATGGGACAACTTCCACGACGAACCAACCTTCCAATCCTGGCCCCTCCACATGCACGGCAGAGGCCACACAGAACCGATACCAAGCAAAGAACAGAGCCTTCCTGAGGTAATGCAAACCGTAATAACCAAATACATAACCCCCTACATCCTCGGCGGGCACATACGCTGAAGTCTGAAACTCTAAATCCGGATAATTCTTAGTATCAGGTAAAAGTCATTCCCTGCCAAATTTTTCGCAAACCTTATTTAAGGAGAAGTTCACCTTACAAAGGAAGACAA contains:
- a CDS encoding LEA type 2 family protein, which codes for MVVVILLGGLYVYSEYEKRAALQNCEITLSDVRVASIGLTGAKLEIVFRIYNPNDVTATLDRIEYELYGNGEFLGYGYIDRSVDIPARSIRYVSSEFTLDYGGALKTIWSALKRGDVDWRVKGTLHIDTPIGTLDVPFEERA
- a CDS encoding transglutaminase-like domain-containing protein, with protein sequence MRRKALALSLLVILLASVVSGCIGGGGTKTITVTKTIGPEEDTSTPTSSASPSSMATETHTTTSEAMATETVTPPEDKNVIQADCSEDSWKNDYEQAIVCGVQEGFRDLVVPSDFGVHTNNKTKVPLEFAEFLGNKIYLDVKKENQSMIQGEYFGIQTPIELLMHRKGTYADFAIAGAYVFLYEGLDTYVIYIKTEKGIGLFPGFRFKEKYYDRIFVVYWPYLIPITLGGTVELLNIAGDPVQEIKLYHLWRDGGSVKAKLETSVEPGPLIPAYLTSASSDYFDNQGWVKLDMMEKLPEVLQQDNPQCKYVESTDDIYYRNLKEYEVNVPLMLYLYSKTYQDQWTDILAKAAYEYLKQQGFDVQKCRKFTLLDVSPSVFVKGGMYIRIYAEMPES
- a CDS encoding DUF6516 family protein, with translation MSRIPLVVAIFEDRHSRALPPRNKAFKLLLSNATFLKNIERRLARYGIIQEVTFKPRPPATPDDNLEYQAKITFTTGHVLYIIDRFIEHDCNGKTIFQRKFSAYLRDTLGHELVGWDNFHDEPTFQSWPLHMHGRGHTEPIPSKEQSLPEVMQTVITKYITPYILGGHIR